In Pseudomonadota bacterium, the genomic window GGTCACCTGCGTCTTTAAGTCCTAAAAAGTTTATCCCCTTCACAACCCTGCCTTCCATAACATCGAGACAGGGGATTATCCTTTTAGTCAGCATATTTCACTGCTTCCTCTATTTTTATGAGACCTTCGTATACTGCCTTGCCAAGTATGACAGCCCACGCACCCATATCCTTCAGTCTCTTTACATCGTCAATATGAGTAACGCCTCCGCTTGCAATAACCGGAATTTTCGTCATGCTTAACATATTTTTCATGCCTTCGTAATCCGGGCCGGAGAGCATCCCGTCCCGTGCGATACTCGTGCTGAGAATGGCCATTATCCCTGCCTGTTCCGATTCTTCAAGGATTTGCTTAATGTCTTTATTGACGGCGGTTTTCCACCCCCTCACCATGGGTTTTCCGTCGAGGAGGTCAAGCCCGAGCACGATATTCCTGAACATTGAAAGGCTCTTAAAAAATGCATCATCCTCCAGTGCGCGGGTTCCCACAATCACTCCATCCAGACCCCATTCGCAGTAGAATTTAATATCTCCCTCATTTCTGATGCCTCCGCCTGCTTCCATGTACCCATCCACTTTGAGCCTTATCTCTTTTATAATCTCATGATGGGTACGTTGACCTGTTCTCGCGCCGTCGAGGTCAATGATGTGGAAATCCCGTGCCCCCTGCTGTATCATCTCTTCGATCTTTTTGACAGGGTTTTCGCTGTATACCGTTACCTTATCGAAATCTCCTTTCTTGAGGCGTACGGTTTTGCTGTCCATAAGATCCATGGCAAAGAGCGCCTTCATCTTGGTATATCCCCCGTATGTATACCTGAATCCTTTTCAATAGCTTGTGATGCATCTTCCACAAGCGCATCCAAACCCTTTTCAACCCCTTCTTTAGACAGTGCTTCTGCTGTTATCCATTTACCCCCCCGTTTGAAGAATTTTCCTATGCCAAAGAGGTTTTCCGTTAGGGCCTGCTGATCTTCGTCAAAAACAAATATCTGTTTCAGGGTGTTATTTTCAAAAAGGTGCATGTGAAAACCAACACCTGCGGGTTTTTCTACCGAGTAGTTGCCACCTTTCCGTTCTTCAAACCTGTAAATGTACACATGGATATATCGATCGCTTTCCTTGCCGCCTGAAAATTTTATCTTTCTTGCATACAATCCCTCTTCAAGCTGTTTACCCACAATTGCTAACGCGTCTCTGTGGACATTCCCGTTTTTAATGAATCTTCCGCAATACTTACATCTGT contains:
- a CDS encoding 1-(5-phosphoribosyl)-5-[(5-phosphoribosylamino)methylideneamino] imidazole-4-carboxamide isomerase, producing the protein MKALFAMDLMDSKTVRLKKGDFDKVTVYSENPVKKIEEMIQQGARDFHIIDLDGARTGQRTHHEIIKEIRLKVDGYMEAGGGIRNEGDIKFYCEWGLDGVIVGTRALEDDAFFKSLSMFRNIVLGLDLLDGKPMVRGWKTAVNKDIKQILEESEQAGIMAILSTSIARDGMLSGPDYEGMKNMLSMTKIPVIASGGVTHIDDVKRLKDMGAWAVILGKAVYEGLIKIEEAVKYAD